One region of Bacillus zhangzhouensis genomic DNA includes:
- a CDS encoding MFS transporter encodes MRLKKESLIIYSLLLGAILVPVNSTMIAVALSSISTYYDQSLSNITWVVTIYLIVMAVTQPIAGKLGDIYGHRQMYLIGVIMFFIGSIGCALAPNLAFLITFRSIQAAGGAILTPNSIALIRATVSPEKLSKTMGYFGFGAGIGAALGPFIGSILIQSFDWHAIFFVNIPFLFLTLVTGVLLIPKINHTRLQANVDIIGSLYLTIGIATLILCTKSQLLNEYLIYGILALIVIPLFFKHVRKVKNPIIDLTLFKNSSFTNANLSIMLSNFVMYAILLIMPLFMEQQLALSHTLSGIILSVFSLCMSISGLLGARLHQKKGAKKMIRFSFLCLTLSGIMLITLSQYPTLPLLIVTLVAGGTSSGIGMTSMQMASLTSVDQSLSGSASGIFSTFRYLGSIISSTLIGIMSGFQSLFIVLMGAGILGFFLSQRVKTKSTSPSSEHSA; translated from the coding sequence TTGAGGTTAAAAAAAGAGAGTTTGATCATCTATTCTTTGTTGCTTGGAGCTATACTAGTTCCAGTCAACTCAACGATGATCGCAGTCGCTCTATCATCCATATCAACTTATTATGATCAATCCCTTTCAAACATCACTTGGGTTGTCACAATTTATCTTATTGTCATGGCAGTCACTCAGCCCATCGCTGGTAAGTTAGGAGATATATACGGACACCGGCAAATGTATTTAATTGGGGTCATAATGTTTTTCATTGGCTCAATTGGATGTGCTTTAGCACCTAATCTAGCTTTTCTCATCACTTTTCGTTCCATTCAAGCAGCTGGTGGTGCTATTTTAACACCGAATAGCATTGCATTGATTCGTGCAACAGTATCCCCCGAAAAACTGTCTAAAACAATGGGATACTTTGGGTTTGGAGCCGGTATTGGTGCCGCACTTGGACCTTTTATTGGGTCGATTCTTATTCAGAGTTTTGATTGGCACGCTATATTCTTTGTAAATATCCCATTCTTGTTCCTTACACTTGTTACCGGCGTATTACTCATTCCAAAAATAAACCATACACGTTTACAAGCAAATGTAGACATCATTGGTTCATTGTACTTAACCATCGGGATTGCCACACTCATTCTATGCACCAAAAGTCAATTGCTAAATGAATACTTGATCTATGGAATTCTAGCGTTGATCGTAATTCCTTTATTCTTTAAACATGTACGGAAAGTAAAGAATCCGATCATCGATTTGACACTATTTAAAAACAGTTCATTTACAAATGCAAATCTGTCGATCATGCTAAGTAATTTTGTGATGTATGCCATTCTTCTAATTATGCCGCTGTTTATGGAGCAACAACTTGCACTTTCTCATACACTAAGCGGTATCATTCTATCGGTATTTTCTCTTTGCATGTCTATTAGCGGCTTGTTAGGGGCAAGACTCCATCAGAAAAAGGGCGCGAAAAAAATGATTCGCTTTTCATTTCTCTGCCTCACTTTATCAGGCATCATGTTAATCACACTCAGTCAATACCCTACCTTACCTCTACTTATCGTGACACTTGTCGCAGGTGGAACTTCATCAGGGATAGGGATGACCAGTATGCAGATGGCTTCTTTAACATCTGTTGATCAAAGCTTATCTGGTTCAGCATCTGGTATTTTCTCTACCTTTCGATATTTAGGCAGTATCATTTCGTCTACATTGATTGGGATCATGAGTGGTTTTCAATCTTTATTTATTGTATTAATGGGCGCAGGCATTCTTGGTTTCTTTTTATCTCAACGTGTAAAAACAAAATCAACCTCTCCATCATCTGAACATTCCGCCTAA
- a CDS encoding YncE family protein, with product MERVKYVLICLSALLLCLTGCGKQQQFTPPGSSQSVAVISQLKKASFSIVDIQKNKMLSSVDLKHPLTDLIQINKDVIIATSKEGESLIEINLKKGTATDYMDVGKGLTSLTYDATSHILIAANSQKNVVYFIDTERKKIKSTVKTGKLPSSMTLSSSGMLFVLNAESHTVSVIDMEKKKNIRTFSVLERPSGIHFDGQSIWIGGHGKQGTLNQSIFAYDPKTGKKQREIKLGVMPVAFFSEKNSSTLYVLCHGDHTLYKVDTETNKQLASVETGQNPNYITADPTSIYVSNLDDNSVSIIDKHSLIMKNQLNVPSGPYAIVLEEKK from the coding sequence ATGGAACGTGTGAAATATGTTTTGATCTGTTTATCAGCACTACTTTTATGTCTGACAGGCTGTGGAAAACAACAGCAATTTACGCCGCCAGGTAGCTCTCAATCCGTCGCTGTCATCTCTCAATTAAAAAAAGCCTCCTTTTCAATAGTTGATATACAAAAAAATAAAATGCTCTCTTCTGTGGATTTAAAACACCCACTCACTGATCTTATTCAAATCAATAAAGACGTCATCATCGCTACAAGTAAAGAGGGAGAATCCCTTATCGAAATTAATCTAAAAAAAGGGACAGCAACAGATTATATGGATGTGGGTAAAGGACTGACTTCCCTTACATATGATGCAACTTCTCATATATTAATTGCTGCCAATTCACAGAAAAATGTCGTTTATTTTATTGATACGGAGCGTAAAAAAATAAAATCGACTGTGAAAACCGGAAAATTACCTTCTTCTATGACTCTTTCTTCATCAGGTATGTTATTTGTTTTAAATGCAGAAAGTCATACTGTCTCTGTCATAGATATGGAAAAGAAAAAAAATATACGTACGTTTTCTGTACTCGAACGGCCTTCTGGGATTCATTTTGATGGACAGTCCATTTGGATTGGCGGCCATGGTAAACAAGGCACCTTAAATCAGAGTATTTTTGCTTATGACCCTAAAACAGGCAAAAAACAGCGAGAAATAAAGCTAGGTGTTATGCCTGTTGCCTTTTTTTCAGAGAAAAATTCTTCTACTTTATATGTACTATGTCATGGAGATCATACGCTATACAAAGTAGATACCGAAACAAATAAGCAGCTTGCTTCTGTTGAAACTGGTCAAAATCCGAATTATATCACCGCTGATCCGACATCAATTTATGTGAGTAATTTAGATGACAACTCAGTATCCATCATCGATAAACACTCACTTATCATGAAAAATCAACTGAATGTCCCATCAGGACCTTATGCTATCGTGTTGGAGGAAAAGAAATGA
- a CDS encoding response regulator transcription factor, whose product MKEQMRILIVDDEFDMLELIGSFLKRHGFHIITANNGKDALHQLEKESVDLVVLDIMMPDMDGFEVCQRIRQTSQIPILFLTARSYEEDRIRGLEIGADDYIMKPFSLRELAARIETTLRRIRGLSLKRSRIQIGDMEIDQDGRQVYLHQQPVNLTRREFDLLMFLLLNQGQVFSREHLYQKLWESHSTSGSLRTVDTHIKTLRLKLKGAERYIKTVWGVGYKFEEEE is encoded by the coding sequence ATGAAGGAACAAATGCGTATTCTAATCGTAGATGATGAGTTTGATATGCTTGAGTTAATTGGGTCTTTTTTGAAGAGACATGGCTTTCACATTATCACTGCGAATAATGGAAAGGATGCCTTGCATCAGCTTGAAAAGGAATCCGTTGACCTTGTTGTATTAGATATCATGATGCCTGACATGGATGGATTTGAAGTCTGTCAGCGTATTCGACAAACATCTCAAATACCGATTTTATTTTTAACAGCGAGGAGTTATGAGGAGGACCGAATTAGGGGACTTGAAATTGGAGCAGATGACTACATCATGAAGCCTTTCAGTCTGCGTGAGCTTGCAGCAAGAATTGAAACAACCCTGAGACGAATTAGAGGTCTTTCGCTAAAGCGCAGCCGAATACAGATCGGTGACATGGAGATTGATCAAGACGGCAGACAAGTCTATCTCCATCAACAGCCTGTTAATTTAACAAGAAGAGAATTTGATTTACTCATGTTTCTTTTGCTCAACCAAGGACAAGTGTTTTCACGAGAACACCTTTATCAAAAATTGTGGGAATCACATTCAACGAGCGGCTCTTTAAGAACAGTTGATACTCATATCAAAACGCTGCGACTGAAGTTAAAGGGAGCAGAACGATATATTAAAACCGTGTGGGGTGTCGGCTATAAGTTCGAGGAGGAAGAATGA
- a CDS encoding ATP-binding protein — MKPLSIKKKVLFLILAVIGIVAASALALTYYLYQHLYIDKQIDSLSLQGKKLAEIYHTHGKDTYFTDRMKWANDSSQANVIFTDDPMELSSGLPFDTNTNDNLITFKERQKLLQGETVVLIREHPQFHQDILGIAIPVFSSNDLSGTIFLSMPLSDVYEPFVQIRLTLGISIFLILLLIFLIGYKSSNKIVRTINKMKEIAMEMESGDFSKRMAVTKKGDELNQLSRSFNKLSSTLEKVEQHRREFLANVSHELRTPLSYMKGYAEGIEEGIIDQKKGMQIIQDEAARLSRLVHDLLDLAQLEGDSYPLTTEPIVFAQLIHDVLDQMAFVADKKSITFKRTLEEDCIVYGDSDRLQQVIRNLLDNAIHYTPSGKSISIELQVHQSVAELRVIDEGNGIPKEDLPHVSERFYRVNKARTRKDGGSGLGLAIVYQIMKKHHGTFDIQSEPGTGTTAIIQLPNASFNESSSTQ, encoded by the coding sequence ATGAAGCCATTATCGATTAAAAAGAAAGTACTCTTCTTAATCCTTGCAGTGATCGGAATTGTTGCAGCCTCAGCGCTTGCCCTTACCTATTACTTATACCAGCACTTATATATTGATAAACAGATCGATTCCTTAAGTTTGCAAGGTAAAAAGCTGGCAGAGATCTATCACACACACGGGAAAGACACGTATTTTACCGACAGAATGAAATGGGCAAATGACTCAAGTCAGGCAAACGTTATTTTTACAGATGATCCAATGGAGCTTTCAAGTGGTCTTCCTTTTGATACGAACACAAATGATAATCTCATTACGTTCAAGGAACGCCAAAAACTCCTTCAAGGTGAAACCGTCGTGTTAATTAGAGAACACCCACAGTTTCACCAAGATATCCTTGGCATTGCCATCCCTGTTTTCTCAAGCAATGATCTATCGGGAACTATTTTCCTCTCCATGCCGTTATCAGATGTATATGAACCCTTTGTCCAAATCAGATTGACACTTGGCATATCCATCTTCTTGATTCTGCTCCTGATATTTTTGATCGGGTATAAGAGCTCAAATAAAATTGTGCGGACAATTAATAAAATGAAAGAAATTGCAATGGAAATGGAATCTGGTGATTTCTCAAAAAGAATGGCCGTAACCAAAAAAGGAGATGAGTTGAACCAGCTTAGCCGCTCCTTTAATAAACTGTCTTCAACTCTCGAAAAAGTTGAACAGCACCGCAGGGAATTTCTTGCGAATGTCTCACACGAACTTAGAACGCCTTTAAGTTATATGAAAGGCTATGCAGAAGGAATTGAAGAAGGGATCATTGATCAAAAAAAAGGAATGCAAATCATCCAAGATGAGGCCGCACGTTTAAGCCGGCTTGTGCACGATCTTTTAGATCTTGCACAGTTAGAAGGTGACTCTTATCCACTAACGACGGAGCCAATTGTCTTTGCACAGTTGATCCATGATGTTCTTGATCAAATGGCATTTGTCGCTGACAAAAAAAGCATTACTTTCAAACGAACGCTTGAAGAGGATTGCATTGTTTATGGTGATAGCGACCGGCTTCAACAAGTGATACGTAATTTATTGGACAATGCCATTCATTACACACCATCTGGGAAATCAATTTCAATTGAATTACAAGTTCACCAAAGTGTTGCTGAATTGAGAGTGATTGACGAAGGCAACGGTATTCCAAAAGAGGATCTTCCACATGTTTCTGAGCGATTTTATCGTGTAAATAAAGCACGAACTAGAAAGGATGGTGGCTCTGGCCTTGGATTAGCCATTGTCTATCAAATCATGAAAAAACATCATGGTACGTTCGATATTCAATCTGAGCCTGGCACCGGTACAACAGCCATCATTCAACTTCCCAATGCTTCATTCAATGAGAGCTCATCTACTCAATAA
- a CDS encoding amino acid permease, with protein MEKEHVQLKRTMTSRHIMMLALGGAIGAGLFKGSSSAIDIAGPAVILAYMIGGLILLFIMQGLAEMTVARPSARTFRDLIEPVLGKYPAYFLDWIYWKMWVLNIAAEAIVSAVFMQYWFPHVPIWTLVLIISLVVTLINVCSVKMFAETEYWLAFIKIAVIILFIIIGLTMLFVSFGQHAAPGLSNLTVHGGFFPNGTGGLIAAMLVVVYSYGGTEMIGVTLAETKNPEKVIPKAIQSTFVRIIGFYILPFFIIISLIPWNQVNNEQVSPFVTVFATIGVPYASDIMNGIILLAILSSMNSGLYASSRVLYTQAMDGRVWKGFSKLSKQQVPVRAILVCTSTLYAAVLISHFAGSQTFNYLMGSLSYTVLFIWFIIAVGHLKSRRVAEPGGYRVKLYPFTTWFSVIAIIAIFIGVVSTTPIIQTIVTMGIYLIITLSFFINRKRFETAA; from the coding sequence ATGGAAAAGGAACATGTGCAGTTAAAACGAACAATGACGTCAAGGCATATTATGATGCTCGCACTTGGTGGTGCAATTGGTGCTGGTCTGTTTAAAGGAAGCAGTTCTGCTATTGATATCGCAGGTCCTGCTGTCATTTTGGCCTATATGATTGGTGGTCTTATTTTATTATTTATTATGCAAGGACTTGCCGAAATGACGGTTGCACGACCTAGCGCAAGAACATTCCGTGATTTAATTGAACCTGTGTTAGGCAAATATCCGGCTTATTTCTTAGACTGGATATACTGGAAAATGTGGGTGCTGAACATTGCAGCAGAAGCGATCGTATCTGCGGTCTTTATGCAGTACTGGTTTCCGCATGTGCCGATTTGGACTCTTGTGTTAATCATTTCACTTGTTGTAACATTGATCAATGTTTGTTCAGTTAAAATGTTTGCTGAGACAGAGTACTGGTTAGCTTTTATTAAAATTGCTGTCATTATTTTATTTATTATCATTGGGTTAACAATGCTGTTTGTCTCATTTGGTCAGCATGCAGCACCGGGATTATCCAACTTAACCGTCCACGGAGGATTTTTCCCGAATGGAACAGGCGGCTTAATTGCGGCCATGCTTGTTGTGGTGTATTCATACGGCGGGACTGAAATGATTGGGGTCACATTAGCAGAAACAAAAAACCCTGAAAAAGTCATCCCAAAGGCCATTCAAAGTACATTTGTACGCATCATCGGTTTCTATATACTGCCGTTTTTCATCATCATCAGCTTGATTCCTTGGAATCAAGTAAACAATGAGCAAGTGAGTCCATTCGTCACCGTGTTTGCAACTATTGGCGTGCCATACGCAAGTGATATCATGAACGGTATCATTTTACTAGCGATCTTGTCTTCTATGAACTCTGGACTGTACGCATCCTCAAGGGTCCTTTATACGCAAGCGATGGATGGACGTGTATGGAAGGGCTTCTCAAAGCTATCAAAACAGCAGGTGCCTGTCAGAGCGATCCTAGTGTGTACATCTACATTGTATGCCGCTGTATTAATTTCTCATTTTGCAGGAAGTCAAACCTTTAATTATTTAATGGGATCTTTAAGCTATACGGTCTTATTTATCTGGTTTATTATTGCTGTCGGGCATTTAAAATCTCGAAGGGTAGCAGAACCAGGAGGATATCGCGTGAAGCTGTATCCTTTCACAACATGGTTTTCTGTGATTGCGATCATTGCCATTTTTATCGGCGTTGTGTCAACAACTCCAATCATCCAAACGATAGTCACAATGGGCATTTACCTCATAATAACCCTTTCTTTCTTTATCAACAGAAAGCGGTTTGAAACTGCTGCTTAA
- a CDS encoding NAD(P)H-dependent oxidoreductase, producing the protein MRDKEQLKKEIIDAYKFRHATKEFDPTKKISEDDFAFILETGRLSPSSVGFEPWKFLVVQNEALREKLKEYTWGAQKQLPTASHFVIILARTDARYDSAYAEYINKQIKGMSDETFEMVKGRYQEFQENDLHLLENERTLFDWASKQTYIALGNMMTAAAQIGIDSCPIEGFSYDEIHRILDEEGLLEDGQYDISVMVAFGYRVTEPKRGKTRRPMDEVAVWIR; encoded by the coding sequence ATGCGAGACAAAGAGCAATTAAAAAAAGAAATCATTGATGCGTATAAGTTCCGCCATGCGACTAAAGAGTTTGATCCAACGAAAAAAATATCAGAGGATGATTTTGCGTTTATTTTAGAAACAGGAAGACTTTCCCCAAGCTCTGTAGGGTTTGAGCCTTGGAAGTTCCTCGTTGTTCAAAATGAAGCATTGAGAGAAAAATTAAAAGAGTATACATGGGGAGCACAAAAGCAGCTTCCAACTGCCAGCCATTTTGTGATCATCTTGGCAAGAACAGATGCCCGTTATGATTCAGCATATGCAGAATACATCAACAAGCAAATCAAAGGAATGTCAGACGAAACGTTTGAGATGGTGAAGGGACGCTACCAAGAATTCCAAGAGAATGATCTTCATTTGTTAGAAAATGAACGTACGCTCTTTGATTGGGCTTCAAAACAAACGTATATTGCCCTTGGAAACATGATGACAGCTGCAGCACAAATTGGTATTGATTCATGCCCAATCGAGGGATTCAGCTACGATGAGATACATCGCATTCTAGATGAAGAAGGGCTGCTTGAGGACGGTCAGTATGACATCTCTGTCATGGTAGCCTTTGGTTATCGTGTCACCGAGCCGAAGCGCGGCAAAACGCGCCGTCCGATGGATGAAGTAGCTGTTTGGATTCGTTAA